A window from Labrus mixtus chromosome 14, fLabMix1.1, whole genome shotgun sequence encodes these proteins:
- the rps6kb1a gene encoding ribosomal protein S6 kinase beta-1, with translation MAGVFDLDLDQPDENVSDDELEDAGQLSEYMDQCSGFDFNMDDCEKFEISENSVNQGTEQIRPECFELLKVLGKGGYGKVFQVRKVSGANCGKIFAMKVLKKAMIVRNAKDTAHTKAERNILEEVKHPFIVDLIYAFQTGGKLYLILEYLSGGELFMQLEREGIFMEDTACFYLAEISMALGHLHQKGIIYRDLKPENIMLNNNGHVKLTDFGLCKESIHDGTVTHTFCGTIEYMAPEILMRSGHNRAVDWWSLGALMYDMLTGAPPFTGENRKKTIDKILKCKLSLPPYLTQEARDLLKKLLKRNASSRLGAGAGDAAEVQVHPFFRHTNWDDLLARKVEPPFKPFLQSAEDASQFDSKFTSQTPVDSPDDSTLSESANQVFLGFTYVAPSVLENVKEKFSFEPKVRSPRKFPGSPRTPVSPVKFVGGDCWPRGHRLTGCPSLLSHGNSVDQPMEVSAVEQMDTGGGSEASAPLPIRQPSGINAGLYKKQVYPLNSKRPEHLRMNL, from the exons ATGGCTGGAGTGTTCGACCTCGATTTGGATCAACCGGATGAGAATGTCTCTGACGACGAGCTGGAGGACGCG GGCCAGCTCAGTGAATACATGGACCAGTGCAGTGGCTTTGACTT taaCATGGATGACTGTGAGAAGTTTGAAATTTCAGAGAACAGCGTGAACCAGGGGACAGAGCAGATCAGGCCTGAATGCTTTGAGCTGCTGAAAGTTTTGGGGAAAGGAGGCTACGGAAAG GTGTTCCAGGTTCGGAAAGTATCAGGTGCCAACTGTGGGAAGATTTTTGCCATGAAAGTTTTGAAGAAG GCCATGATTGTGCGCAACGCAAAGGACACAGCGCACACCAAAGCGGAGAGGAACATTCTGGAGGAGGTGAAGCACCCTTTCATCGTGGACCTCATTTACGCCTTCCAGACCGGGGGAAAGTTGTACCTTATCCTGGAGTATCTGAGCG GTGGGGAGCTGTTTATGCAGCTGGAAAGAGAGGGCATCTTCATGGAGGACACGGCGTG TTTCTACCTGGCTGAGATCTCGATGGCTCTGGGTCACCTGCACCAGAAAGGCATCATCTACAGGGATCTGAAGCCTGAGAACATCATGCTCAACAACAACG gACACGTGAAGCTGACAGACTTTGGTCTGTGCAAAGAGTCCATCCATGACGGGACGGTCACCCACACCTTCTGTGGCACCATCGAGTACAT GGCTCCAGAGATCCTGATGAGGAGTGGACATAACCGAGCAGTGGACTGGTGGAGCTTAGGGGCTCTTATGTATGACATGCTGACAGGAGCA CCTCCATTCACtggtgaaaacagaaagaagaccATTGACAAAATCTTGAAATGCAAACTCAGCCTTCCTCCATACCTCACACAAGAAGCCAGGGACCTCCTGAAAAAG CTGCTGAAACGTAATGCCTCATCAAGACTCGGAGCTGGAGCGGGAGATGCTGCAGAGGTGCAG GTCCACCCGTTCTTCCGACACACAAACTGGGACGACCTCCTTGCCCGCAAAGTAGAGCCTCCATTTAAACCTTTCCTg CAATCAGCCGAAGACGCCAGCCAGTTTGACTCCAAGTTCACCAGCCAGACTCCAGTGGACAGTCCTGACGACTCCACGCTCAGCGAAAGTGCCAATCAAGTCTTCCTG GGTTTCACATATGTAGCCCCATCTGTGCTGGAAAATGTCAAAGAGAAGTTCTCCTTCGAGCCAAAGGTCCGCTCACCGCGGAAGTTCCCTGGAAGCCCGAGAACACCTGTGAG TCCTGTGAAGTTTGTAGGAGGGGACTGCTGGCCCCGGGGCCACAGGCTCACTGGCTGCCCGTCCCTGCTGTCCCACGGAAACTCTGTGGATCAGCCCATGGAGGTGTCGGCGGTGGAGCAAATGGACACGGGCGGCGGCAGCGAGGCCTCTGCACCTCTCCCGATCCGGCAACCTTCAGGCATCAATGCAGGGCTGTACAAAAAGCAGGTCTACCCCCTGAACTCCAAAAGACCGGAACATCTACGCATGAACTTATGA